From the Vibrio natriegens NBRC 15636 = ATCC 14048 = DSM 759 genome, the window TAGTTCCAGTTGTACTGTGAGTCGAGTTTCGCGGCTATACGCCAGCTATCTATCGACTTATCCCACTCTTTGGCCATTTGCCAGTACGTCGCTTGCTGAGCTTTCAATTTACTGTCTGAATTAATCTCATTGAGCTCATCCAAGACCAACGCAGCACGTTCTGGAATTCCTCGATTTGCATACAGCTGCGCTAACAGCTTCAAATCATCCTGGCTGAGTTCGACACCTTGAAGCTTAGCAAGAGCCAAAGAATCTAAAGCACGCTTATTATCATTAATGCGGAGATGTAAAGCGACCAGTTGACGCCACCATTCCACACGTGCAGGTTCAATCGCAATCAAACGCTTTATTGTGCCAATCGCTGGCTTCCACTTTTTGAGTTCCAGCTCAGCAGAAAGCTTGATCGAAAGCGGGCCTGTCTTGTCTGGCTGCCCAAACTGCTCATAGCGCCCCATGGCTGAAATCACTTTATTCCACTCTCTTTGTTGGTAATGCGACTGTGCTATACGCAACCAAACATCATGGGCTTTCTGGTTTTTTGGCACGGTCTTACTTAACGCATAATAGTGCGGTAACGCCTTGGAAAACTGTTGTTCGTTAAGCAGCATATCAGCCAGCATCTTACGGGTTTGCCACGCCTGTTCATCCTGCAACAAACCACTGTTCACTGCATACTCAAGTTGTTTAATTGCAGGCTTAATTTGCTGATTTTGCCAATAGAAAATACCCAACATACGAGCGACAAAAGCCTGATCATAGCCACGAGAAAGATCTAATCCTTCAAGTGTAGAAATGGCCTCTTTGAGGTTATCTTCCTGCGCCATAGCATGCGCCCGCTGGACACGGGAAGCCGTGTACTGACTTAACTCGTTAGCGGTGGTCGTAAAAGCGCTTAAGCATAAGACGGCACCAATTAGGAATTTCTTCATCATTTCGGTAACTTGAACTCCAGTCTTACGGTCTGCCCAAACTGCTCGATTGACACACCATTCTCAACTTTTGGCTGATATTTCCAATTTCTAAGCGCACGTATCGACTCACGCTCAAACATGCGGCTTGGCTCAGCTTCAACCACTTCAATATCTTTTGGACGGCCAGTCGCGTCAATAGTAAAGCGCAACACCACGTAACCTTCTACCTTACGTTTCTGAGCTTTGCTCGGATAGCGAGGTTCCACGCGATAAA encodes:
- a CDS encoding tetratricopeptide repeat protein; the encoded protein is MMKKFLIGAVLCLSAFTTTANELSQYTASRVQRAHAMAQEDNLKEAISTLEGLDLSRGYDQAFVARMLGIFYWQNQQIKPAIKQLEYAVNSGLLQDEQAWQTRKMLADMLLNEQQFSKALPHYYALSKTVPKNQKAHDVWLRIAQSHYQQREWNKVISAMGRYEQFGQPDKTGPLSIKLSAELELKKWKPAIGTIKRLIAIEPARVEWWRQLVALHLRINDNKRALDSLALAKLQGVELSQDDLKLLAQLYANRGIPERAALVLDELNEINSDSKLKAQQATYWQMAKEWDKSIDSWRIAAKLDSQYNWNYSQLLVQEGQYQQALAVLDDVSGRPSDVALIKARVYYKLKRIDDALANAKRSYEMKPSDQAKSWVTYLSQLRKAESSLNS